One window of Oncorhynchus kisutch isolate 150728-3 linkage group LG25, Okis_V2, whole genome shotgun sequence genomic DNA carries:
- the LOC109870124 gene encoding tax1-binding protein 1 homolog B isoform X2, with amino-acid sequence MESFETAANMELSTNLSQIVFQEIPNSYVSNVALTCCYTLTAAIQPNPRDWVGIFKVGWSTTKDYHTFVWVEPSLDLIGLEPVRKQVLFTAYYLPKDDSVFYQFCYVDSNGQVRGASTPFCFKTPGEQSTGCSLENDLLVIITQEKVEQREREKEELVMELGQLKEQNETLRSALKEQQQEIDHLKLSNEELYQADGNTENARKHEELTQNTKLMDDSHRGQEEQVEKGEREKEELTMELGQLKEQNETLTCALKEQQQEIDHLKESKKELVQLVSKLEKQQENTREHEELAQNFKSLDESQRGQESLTPIHETYLGNLVSKHVTASLTPICEKYERALIKIKQLKKEREVLRGKVEVQSVEIAQLSPRLKESERESHRLKAHIQLLQVDLQSSKKEKKCSALKEQQQEESKEELVQLVSKLEQQQQNTREHEELAQNAKSMDESQRGQESLTTICEKYEQALIKIKQLKKEREELKGKIEVQSVEIAPLSPRLKESEQESHKLKDHIQLLQVDLQSSEKEKEKLSAALHRVCGVTHDLQDLKTGNKALRRSLSEQEQQPQQMVDSDWKEQYQALLGQLEEAQTLLHKELQASNNTRKRAEQAERELEELKECMESTAMTSDRTKQKSSKLEVQLSELNKIIEEKENMAEIAKVEKEELSRENQDLKRDIERLRKEFDDVQAAPVPMQHPNPYGSSTDPTPNKEQQQEALADSLHSWNPYETPGTATNLEEELSLECRHCHESFPGITQDELELHEHSHRVCPFCMLICDGMEQALYEDHVYSHEV; translated from the exons GTGGGCTGGAGCACCACAAAGGATTATCACACATTTGTGTGGGTAGAACCATCATTGGATCTGATAGGACTGGAGCCAGTCAGAAAACAAGTGCTTTTTACTG CATACTACTTGCCAAAGGATGACTCGGTGTTCTATCAGTTCTGCTATGTTGATAGCAATGGCCAAGTGAGAGGAGCCAGCACCCCCTTCTGTTTTAAAACCCCAGGGGAACAAAGCACAGGCTGCAGCCTTGAAAATGACCTCTTGGTTATCATAACTCAG GAAAAGGTAGAGCAacgtgagagggagaaagaagagcTGGTCATGGAGTTGGGGCAACTGAAAGAACAAAATGAGACTCTGAGAAGTGCTCTGAAAGAGCAACAGCAAGAGATTGATCACCTCAAG CTGTCAAATGAGGAACTATACCAGGCAGATGGGAACACGGAGAATGCAAGAAAGCATGAAGAACTGACACAGAACACTAAACTAATGGATGACTCACACAGAGGGCAGGAG GAACAGGTGGAAAaaggtgagagggagaaagaagagcTGACCATGGAGTTGGGGCAACTGAAAGAGCAAAATGAGACTCTGACATGTGCCCTAAAGGAGCAGCAACAAGAGATTGATCACCTCAAG GAATCCAAAAAGGAACTGGTACAGTTAGTGAGCAAACTGGAGAAACAGCAAGAGAATACTAGAGAGCATGAAGAACTGGCACAGAATTTCAAATCATTGGATGAatcacagagaggacaggag TCTCTGACCCCCATTCATGAAACATATTTGGGGAATTTAGTGTCAAAACATGTGACAGCT TCTCTGACCCCGATTTGTGAGAAATATGAAAGAGCGTTGATCAAGATCAAACAGCTAAAGAAAGAACGAGAGGTGTTAAGAGGAAAGGTTGAGGTCCAAAGTGTGGAGATCGCACA GCTGAGCCCAAGGCTCAAAGAATCTGAGCGGGAGTCACACAGACTGAAGGCTCACATTCAGCTTTTACAG GTGGATCTCCAGAGCAGTAAGAAAGAGAAGAAGTGTTCTGCCCTAAAGGAGCAACAGCAAGAG GAATCCAAAGAGGAACTGGTACAGTTAGTGagcaaactggagcagcagcaacaGAATACTAGAGAGCATGAAGAACTGGCGCAGAATGCCAAATCAATGGATGAatcacagagaggacaggag TCTCTGACAACTATTTGTGAGAAATATGAACAAGCGTTGATCAAGATCAAACAGCTGAAGAAGGAGCGAGAGGAGTTGAAAGGAAAGATTGAGGTCCAAAGTGTGGAAATTGCACC GCTGAGCCCAAGGCTCAAAGAATCTGAGCAGGAGTCCCACAAACTGAAGGATCATATTCAGCTTCTACAG GTGGATCTCCAGAGcagtgagaaagagaaggagaagctTTCTGCAGCGCTGCACAGAGTGTGTGGTGTCACACATGATCTACAGGACCTGAAGACTGGGAACAAGGCATTACGTAGAAGCCTGTCAGAGCAGGAGCAGCAGCCACAGCAGATGGTGGACAGTGATTGGAAG GAGCAATACCAAGCCCTTCTTGGTCAGCTGGAGGAGGCTCAGACACTGTTGCACAAGGAGTTGCAGGCTTCCAACAATACCCGCAAACGTGCAGAGCAAGCAGAAAGGGAACTGGAGGAGCTCAAGGAGTGCATGGAGAGCACGGCCATGACGTCTGATCGGACAAAGCAGAAGAGCAGCAAACTAGAG GTGCAACTTTCAGAGTTAAACAAAATCATTGAGGAGAAAGAAAACATGGCAGAGATCGCTAAAGTAGAGAAAGAGGAGTTGTCCAGAGAGAATCAg GATCTCAAAAGAGATATTGAAAGACTTCGCAAGGAATTTGATGACGTCCAGGCTGCTCCAGTGCCCATGCAGCATCCCAACCCTTATGGCTCTTCAACTGACCCTACCCCCAATAAGGAGCAGCAGCAAGAGGCACTGGCTGACTCTCTCCACTCTTGGAACCCATATGAAACCCCAG GCACGGCTACAAACCTGGAGGAAGAG tTGTCCTTGGAGTGTCGTCACTGCCATGAGTCCTTCCCTGGCATCACCCAGGACGAGCTGGAGCTGCACGAGCACAGCCACAGAGTGTGCCCCTTCTGCATGCTCATCTGTGACGGAATGGAACAGGCTTTATATGAAGACCACGTCTACAGCCATGAGGTGTAG
- the LOC109870124 gene encoding tax1-binding protein 1 homolog B isoform X3 — MESFETAANMELSTNLSQIVFQEIPNSYVSNVALTCCYTLTAAIQPNPRDWVGIFKVGWSTTKDYHTFVWVEPSLDLIGLEPVRKQVLFTAYYLPKDDSVFYQFCYVDSNGQVRGASTPFCFKTPGEQSTGCSLENDLLVIITQEKVEQREREKEELVMELGQLKEQNETLRSALKEQQQEIDHLKLSNEELYQADGNTENARKHEELTQNTKLMDDSHRGQEEQVEKGEREKEELTMELGQLKEQNETLTCALKEQQQEIDHLKESKKELVQLVSKLEKQQENTREHEELAQNFKSLDESQRGQESLTPICEKYERALIKIKQLKKEREVLRGKVEVQSVEIAQLSPRLKESERESHRLKAHIQLLQVDLQSSKKEKKCSALKEQQQEESKEELVQLVSKLEQQQQNTREHEELAQNAKSMDESQRGQESLTPIHETYLVNIVSKHVTASLTTICEKYEQALIKIKQLKKEREELKGKIEVQSVEIAPLSPRLKESEQESHKLKDHIQLLQVDLQSSEKEKEKLSAALHRVCGVTHDLQDLKTGNKALRRSLSEQEQQPQQMVDSDWKEQYQALLGQLEEAQTLLHKELQASNNTRKRAEQAERELEELKECMESTAMTSDRTKQKSSKLEVQLSELNKIIEEKENMAEIAKVEKEELSRENQDLKRDIERLRKEFDDVQAAPVPMQHPNPYGSSTDPTPNKEQQQEALADSLHSWNPYETPGTATNLEEELSLECRHCHESFPGITQDELELHEHSHRVCPFCMLICDGMEQALYEDHVYSHEV, encoded by the exons GTGGGCTGGAGCACCACAAAGGATTATCACACATTTGTGTGGGTAGAACCATCATTGGATCTGATAGGACTGGAGCCAGTCAGAAAACAAGTGCTTTTTACTG CATACTACTTGCCAAAGGATGACTCGGTGTTCTATCAGTTCTGCTATGTTGATAGCAATGGCCAAGTGAGAGGAGCCAGCACCCCCTTCTGTTTTAAAACCCCAGGGGAACAAAGCACAGGCTGCAGCCTTGAAAATGACCTCTTGGTTATCATAACTCAG GAAAAGGTAGAGCAacgtgagagggagaaagaagagcTGGTCATGGAGTTGGGGCAACTGAAAGAACAAAATGAGACTCTGAGAAGTGCTCTGAAAGAGCAACAGCAAGAGATTGATCACCTCAAG CTGTCAAATGAGGAACTATACCAGGCAGATGGGAACACGGAGAATGCAAGAAAGCATGAAGAACTGACACAGAACACTAAACTAATGGATGACTCACACAGAGGGCAGGAG GAACAGGTGGAAAaaggtgagagggagaaagaagagcTGACCATGGAGTTGGGGCAACTGAAAGAGCAAAATGAGACTCTGACATGTGCCCTAAAGGAGCAGCAACAAGAGATTGATCACCTCAAG GAATCCAAAAAGGAACTGGTACAGTTAGTGAGCAAACTGGAGAAACAGCAAGAGAATACTAGAGAGCATGAAGAACTGGCACAGAATTTCAAATCATTGGATGAatcacagagaggacaggag TCTCTGACCCCGATTTGTGAGAAATATGAAAGAGCGTTGATCAAGATCAAACAGCTAAAGAAAGAACGAGAGGTGTTAAGAGGAAAGGTTGAGGTCCAAAGTGTGGAGATCGCACA GCTGAGCCCAAGGCTCAAAGAATCTGAGCGGGAGTCACACAGACTGAAGGCTCACATTCAGCTTTTACAG GTGGATCTCCAGAGCAGTAAGAAAGAGAAGAAGTGTTCTGCCCTAAAGGAGCAACAGCAAGAG GAATCCAAAGAGGAACTGGTACAGTTAGTGagcaaactggagcagcagcaacaGAATACTAGAGAGCATGAAGAACTGGCGCAGAATGCCAAATCAATGGATGAatcacagagaggacaggag TCTCTGACCCCTATTCATGAAACATATTTGGTGAATATAGTGTCAAAACATGTGACCGCT TCTCTGACAACTATTTGTGAGAAATATGAACAAGCGTTGATCAAGATCAAACAGCTGAAGAAGGAGCGAGAGGAGTTGAAAGGAAAGATTGAGGTCCAAAGTGTGGAAATTGCACC GCTGAGCCCAAGGCTCAAAGAATCTGAGCAGGAGTCCCACAAACTGAAGGATCATATTCAGCTTCTACAG GTGGATCTCCAGAGcagtgagaaagagaaggagaagctTTCTGCAGCGCTGCACAGAGTGTGTGGTGTCACACATGATCTACAGGACCTGAAGACTGGGAACAAGGCATTACGTAGAAGCCTGTCAGAGCAGGAGCAGCAGCCACAGCAGATGGTGGACAGTGATTGGAAG GAGCAATACCAAGCCCTTCTTGGTCAGCTGGAGGAGGCTCAGACACTGTTGCACAAGGAGTTGCAGGCTTCCAACAATACCCGCAAACGTGCAGAGCAAGCAGAAAGGGAACTGGAGGAGCTCAAGGAGTGCATGGAGAGCACGGCCATGACGTCTGATCGGACAAAGCAGAAGAGCAGCAAACTAGAG GTGCAACTTTCAGAGTTAAACAAAATCATTGAGGAGAAAGAAAACATGGCAGAGATCGCTAAAGTAGAGAAAGAGGAGTTGTCCAGAGAGAATCAg GATCTCAAAAGAGATATTGAAAGACTTCGCAAGGAATTTGATGACGTCCAGGCTGCTCCAGTGCCCATGCAGCATCCCAACCCTTATGGCTCTTCAACTGACCCTACCCCCAATAAGGAGCAGCAGCAAGAGGCACTGGCTGACTCTCTCCACTCTTGGAACCCATATGAAACCCCAG GCACGGCTACAAACCTGGAGGAAGAG tTGTCCTTGGAGTGTCGTCACTGCCATGAGTCCTTCCCTGGCATCACCCAGGACGAGCTGGAGCTGCACGAGCACAGCCACAGAGTGTGCCCCTTCTGCATGCTCATCTGTGACGGAATGGAACAGGCTTTATATGAAGACCACGTCTACAGCCATGAGGTGTAG
- the LOC109870124 gene encoding tax1-binding protein 1 homolog isoform X1: MESFETAANMELSTNLSQIVFQEIPNSYVSNVALTCCYTLTAAIQPNPRDWVGIFKVGWSTTKDYHTFVWVEPSLDLIGLEPVRKQVLFTAYYLPKDDSVFYQFCYVDSNGQVRGASTPFCFKTPGEQSTGCSLENDLLVIITQEKVEQREREKEELVMELGQLKEQNETLRSALKEQQQEIDHLKLSNEELYQADGNTENARKHEELTQNTKLMDDSHRGQEEQVEKGEREKEELTMELGQLKEQNETLTCALKEQQQEIDHLKESKKELVQLVSKLEKQQENTREHEELAQNFKSLDESQRGQESLTPIHETYLGNLVSKHVTASLTPICEKYERALIKIKQLKKEREVLRGKVEVQSVEIAQLSPRLKESERESHRLKAHIQLLQVDLQSSKKEKKCSALKEQQQEESKEELVQLVSKLEQQQQNTREHEELAQNAKSMDESQRGQESLTPIHETYLVNIVSKHVTASLTTICEKYEQALIKIKQLKKEREELKGKIEVQSVEIAPLSPRLKESEQESHKLKDHIQLLQVDLQSSEKEKEKLSAALHRVCGVTHDLQDLKTGNKALRRSLSEQEQQPQQMVDSDWKEQYQALLGQLEEAQTLLHKELQASNNTRKRAEQAERELEELKECMESTAMTSDRTKQKSSKLEVQLSELNKIIEEKENMAEIAKVEKEELSRENQDLKRDIERLRKEFDDVQAAPVPMQHPNPYGSSTDPTPNKEQQQEALADSLHSWNPYETPGTATNLEEELSLECRHCHESFPGITQDELELHEHSHRVCPFCMLICDGMEQALYEDHVYSHEV; this comes from the exons GTGGGCTGGAGCACCACAAAGGATTATCACACATTTGTGTGGGTAGAACCATCATTGGATCTGATAGGACTGGAGCCAGTCAGAAAACAAGTGCTTTTTACTG CATACTACTTGCCAAAGGATGACTCGGTGTTCTATCAGTTCTGCTATGTTGATAGCAATGGCCAAGTGAGAGGAGCCAGCACCCCCTTCTGTTTTAAAACCCCAGGGGAACAAAGCACAGGCTGCAGCCTTGAAAATGACCTCTTGGTTATCATAACTCAG GAAAAGGTAGAGCAacgtgagagggagaaagaagagcTGGTCATGGAGTTGGGGCAACTGAAAGAACAAAATGAGACTCTGAGAAGTGCTCTGAAAGAGCAACAGCAAGAGATTGATCACCTCAAG CTGTCAAATGAGGAACTATACCAGGCAGATGGGAACACGGAGAATGCAAGAAAGCATGAAGAACTGACACAGAACACTAAACTAATGGATGACTCACACAGAGGGCAGGAG GAACAGGTGGAAAaaggtgagagggagaaagaagagcTGACCATGGAGTTGGGGCAACTGAAAGAGCAAAATGAGACTCTGACATGTGCCCTAAAGGAGCAGCAACAAGAGATTGATCACCTCAAG GAATCCAAAAAGGAACTGGTACAGTTAGTGAGCAAACTGGAGAAACAGCAAGAGAATACTAGAGAGCATGAAGAACTGGCACAGAATTTCAAATCATTGGATGAatcacagagaggacaggag TCTCTGACCCCCATTCATGAAACATATTTGGGGAATTTAGTGTCAAAACATGTGACAGCT TCTCTGACCCCGATTTGTGAGAAATATGAAAGAGCGTTGATCAAGATCAAACAGCTAAAGAAAGAACGAGAGGTGTTAAGAGGAAAGGTTGAGGTCCAAAGTGTGGAGATCGCACA GCTGAGCCCAAGGCTCAAAGAATCTGAGCGGGAGTCACACAGACTGAAGGCTCACATTCAGCTTTTACAG GTGGATCTCCAGAGCAGTAAGAAAGAGAAGAAGTGTTCTGCCCTAAAGGAGCAACAGCAAGAG GAATCCAAAGAGGAACTGGTACAGTTAGTGagcaaactggagcagcagcaacaGAATACTAGAGAGCATGAAGAACTGGCGCAGAATGCCAAATCAATGGATGAatcacagagaggacaggag TCTCTGACCCCTATTCATGAAACATATTTGGTGAATATAGTGTCAAAACATGTGACCGCT TCTCTGACAACTATTTGTGAGAAATATGAACAAGCGTTGATCAAGATCAAACAGCTGAAGAAGGAGCGAGAGGAGTTGAAAGGAAAGATTGAGGTCCAAAGTGTGGAAATTGCACC GCTGAGCCCAAGGCTCAAAGAATCTGAGCAGGAGTCCCACAAACTGAAGGATCATATTCAGCTTCTACAG GTGGATCTCCAGAGcagtgagaaagagaaggagaagctTTCTGCAGCGCTGCACAGAGTGTGTGGTGTCACACATGATCTACAGGACCTGAAGACTGGGAACAAGGCATTACGTAGAAGCCTGTCAGAGCAGGAGCAGCAGCCACAGCAGATGGTGGACAGTGATTGGAAG GAGCAATACCAAGCCCTTCTTGGTCAGCTGGAGGAGGCTCAGACACTGTTGCACAAGGAGTTGCAGGCTTCCAACAATACCCGCAAACGTGCAGAGCAAGCAGAAAGGGAACTGGAGGAGCTCAAGGAGTGCATGGAGAGCACGGCCATGACGTCTGATCGGACAAAGCAGAAGAGCAGCAAACTAGAG GTGCAACTTTCAGAGTTAAACAAAATCATTGAGGAGAAAGAAAACATGGCAGAGATCGCTAAAGTAGAGAAAGAGGAGTTGTCCAGAGAGAATCAg GATCTCAAAAGAGATATTGAAAGACTTCGCAAGGAATTTGATGACGTCCAGGCTGCTCCAGTGCCCATGCAGCATCCCAACCCTTATGGCTCTTCAACTGACCCTACCCCCAATAAGGAGCAGCAGCAAGAGGCACTGGCTGACTCTCTCCACTCTTGGAACCCATATGAAACCCCAG GCACGGCTACAAACCTGGAGGAAGAG tTGTCCTTGGAGTGTCGTCACTGCCATGAGTCCTTCCCTGGCATCACCCAGGACGAGCTGGAGCTGCACGAGCACAGCCACAGAGTGTGCCCCTTCTGCATGCTCATCTGTGACGGAATGGAACAGGCTTTATATGAAGACCACGTCTACAGCCATGAGGTGTAG
- the LOC109870124 gene encoding calcium-binding and coiled-coil domain-containing protein 2 isoform X7, protein MESFETAANMELSTNLSQIVFQEIPNSYVSNVALTCCYTLTAAIQPNPRDWVGIFKVGWSTTKDYHTFVWVEPSLDLIGLEPVRKQVLFTAYYLPKDDSVFYQFCYVDSNGQVRGASTPFCFKTPGEQSTGCSLENDLLVIITQEKVEQREREKEELVMELGQLKEQNETLRSALKEQQQEIDHLKLSNEELYQADGNTENARKHEELTQNTKLMDDSHRGQEEQVEKGEREKEELTMELGQLKEQNETLTCALKEQQQEIDHLKESKKELVQLVSKLEKQQENTREHEELAQNFKSLDESQRGQEESKEELVQLVSKLEQQQQNTREHEELAQNAKSMDESQRGQESLTPIHETYLVNIVSKHVTASLTTICEKYEQALIKIKQLKKEREELKGKIEVQSVEIAPLSPRLKESEQESHKLKDHIQLLQVDLQSSEKEKEKLSAALHRVCGVTHDLQDLKTGNKALRRSLSEQEQQPQQMVDSDWKEQYQALLGQLEEAQTLLHKELQASNNTRKRAEQAERELEELKECMESTAMTSDRTKQKSSKLEVQLSELNKIIEEKENMAEIAKVEKEELSRENQDLKRDIERLRKEFDDVQAAPVPMQHPNPYGSSTDPTPNKEQQQEALADSLHSWNPYETPGTATNLEEELSLECRHCHESFPGITQDELELHEHSHRVCPFCMLICDGMEQALYEDHVYSHEV, encoded by the exons GTGGGCTGGAGCACCACAAAGGATTATCACACATTTGTGTGGGTAGAACCATCATTGGATCTGATAGGACTGGAGCCAGTCAGAAAACAAGTGCTTTTTACTG CATACTACTTGCCAAAGGATGACTCGGTGTTCTATCAGTTCTGCTATGTTGATAGCAATGGCCAAGTGAGAGGAGCCAGCACCCCCTTCTGTTTTAAAACCCCAGGGGAACAAAGCACAGGCTGCAGCCTTGAAAATGACCTCTTGGTTATCATAACTCAG GAAAAGGTAGAGCAacgtgagagggagaaagaagagcTGGTCATGGAGTTGGGGCAACTGAAAGAACAAAATGAGACTCTGAGAAGTGCTCTGAAAGAGCAACAGCAAGAGATTGATCACCTCAAG CTGTCAAATGAGGAACTATACCAGGCAGATGGGAACACGGAGAATGCAAGAAAGCATGAAGAACTGACACAGAACACTAAACTAATGGATGACTCACACAGAGGGCAGGAG GAACAGGTGGAAAaaggtgagagggagaaagaagagcTGACCATGGAGTTGGGGCAACTGAAAGAGCAAAATGAGACTCTGACATGTGCCCTAAAGGAGCAGCAACAAGAGATTGATCACCTCAAG GAATCCAAAAAGGAACTGGTACAGTTAGTGAGCAAACTGGAGAAACAGCAAGAGAATACTAGAGAGCATGAAGAACTGGCACAGAATTTCAAATCATTGGATGAatcacagagaggacaggag GAATCCAAAGAGGAACTGGTACAGTTAGTGagcaaactggagcagcagcaacaGAATACTAGAGAGCATGAAGAACTGGCGCAGAATGCCAAATCAATGGATGAatcacagagaggacaggag TCTCTGACCCCTATTCATGAAACATATTTGGTGAATATAGTGTCAAAACATGTGACCGCT TCTCTGACAACTATTTGTGAGAAATATGAACAAGCGTTGATCAAGATCAAACAGCTGAAGAAGGAGCGAGAGGAGTTGAAAGGAAAGATTGAGGTCCAAAGTGTGGAAATTGCACC GCTGAGCCCAAGGCTCAAAGAATCTGAGCAGGAGTCCCACAAACTGAAGGATCATATTCAGCTTCTACAG GTGGATCTCCAGAGcagtgagaaagagaaggagaagctTTCTGCAGCGCTGCACAGAGTGTGTGGTGTCACACATGATCTACAGGACCTGAAGACTGGGAACAAGGCATTACGTAGAAGCCTGTCAGAGCAGGAGCAGCAGCCACAGCAGATGGTGGACAGTGATTGGAAG GAGCAATACCAAGCCCTTCTTGGTCAGCTGGAGGAGGCTCAGACACTGTTGCACAAGGAGTTGCAGGCTTCCAACAATACCCGCAAACGTGCAGAGCAAGCAGAAAGGGAACTGGAGGAGCTCAAGGAGTGCATGGAGAGCACGGCCATGACGTCTGATCGGACAAAGCAGAAGAGCAGCAAACTAGAG GTGCAACTTTCAGAGTTAAACAAAATCATTGAGGAGAAAGAAAACATGGCAGAGATCGCTAAAGTAGAGAAAGAGGAGTTGTCCAGAGAGAATCAg GATCTCAAAAGAGATATTGAAAGACTTCGCAAGGAATTTGATGACGTCCAGGCTGCTCCAGTGCCCATGCAGCATCCCAACCCTTATGGCTCTTCAACTGACCCTACCCCCAATAAGGAGCAGCAGCAAGAGGCACTGGCTGACTCTCTCCACTCTTGGAACCCATATGAAACCCCAG GCACGGCTACAAACCTGGAGGAAGAG tTGTCCTTGGAGTGTCGTCACTGCCATGAGTCCTTCCCTGGCATCACCCAGGACGAGCTGGAGCTGCACGAGCACAGCCACAGAGTGTGCCCCTTCTGCATGCTCATCTGTGACGGAATGGAACAGGCTTTATATGAAGACCACGTCTACAGCCATGAGGTGTAG
- the LOC109870124 gene encoding tax1-binding protein 1 homolog B isoform X4, with the protein MESFETAANMELSTNLSQIVFQEIPNSYVSNVALTCCYTLTAAIQPNPRDWVGIFKVGWSTTKDYHTFVWVEPSLDLIGLEPVRKQVLFTAYYLPKDDSVFYQFCYVDSNGQVRGASTPFCFKTPGEQSTGCSLENDLLVIITQEKVEQREREKEELVMELGQLKEQNETLRSALKEQQQEIDHLKLSNEELYQADGNTENARKHEELTQNTKLMDDSHRGQEEQVEKGEREKEELTMELGQLKEQNETLTCALKEQQQEIDHLKESKKELVQLVSKLEKQQENTREHEELAQNFKSLDESQRGQESLTPICEKYERALIKIKQLKKEREVLRGKVEVQSVEIAQLSPRLKESERESHRLKAHIQLLQVDLQSSKKEKKCSALKEQQQEESKEELVQLVSKLEQQQQNTREHEELAQNAKSMDESQRGQESLTTICEKYEQALIKIKQLKKEREELKGKIEVQSVEIAPLSPRLKESEQESHKLKDHIQLLQVDLQSSEKEKEKLSAALHRVCGVTHDLQDLKTGNKALRRSLSEQEQQPQQMVDSDWKEQYQALLGQLEEAQTLLHKELQASNNTRKRAEQAERELEELKECMESTAMTSDRTKQKSSKLEVQLSELNKIIEEKENMAEIAKVEKEELSRENQDLKRDIERLRKEFDDVQAAPVPMQHPNPYGSSTDPTPNKEQQQEALADSLHSWNPYETPGTATNLEEELSLECRHCHESFPGITQDELELHEHSHRVCPFCMLICDGMEQALYEDHVYSHEV; encoded by the exons GTGGGCTGGAGCACCACAAAGGATTATCACACATTTGTGTGGGTAGAACCATCATTGGATCTGATAGGACTGGAGCCAGTCAGAAAACAAGTGCTTTTTACTG CATACTACTTGCCAAAGGATGACTCGGTGTTCTATCAGTTCTGCTATGTTGATAGCAATGGCCAAGTGAGAGGAGCCAGCACCCCCTTCTGTTTTAAAACCCCAGGGGAACAAAGCACAGGCTGCAGCCTTGAAAATGACCTCTTGGTTATCATAACTCAG GAAAAGGTAGAGCAacgtgagagggagaaagaagagcTGGTCATGGAGTTGGGGCAACTGAAAGAACAAAATGAGACTCTGAGAAGTGCTCTGAAAGAGCAACAGCAAGAGATTGATCACCTCAAG CTGTCAAATGAGGAACTATACCAGGCAGATGGGAACACGGAGAATGCAAGAAAGCATGAAGAACTGACACAGAACACTAAACTAATGGATGACTCACACAGAGGGCAGGAG GAACAGGTGGAAAaaggtgagagggagaaagaagagcTGACCATGGAGTTGGGGCAACTGAAAGAGCAAAATGAGACTCTGACATGTGCCCTAAAGGAGCAGCAACAAGAGATTGATCACCTCAAG GAATCCAAAAAGGAACTGGTACAGTTAGTGAGCAAACTGGAGAAACAGCAAGAGAATACTAGAGAGCATGAAGAACTGGCACAGAATTTCAAATCATTGGATGAatcacagagaggacaggag TCTCTGACCCCGATTTGTGAGAAATATGAAAGAGCGTTGATCAAGATCAAACAGCTAAAGAAAGAACGAGAGGTGTTAAGAGGAAAGGTTGAGGTCCAAAGTGTGGAGATCGCACA GCTGAGCCCAAGGCTCAAAGAATCTGAGCGGGAGTCACACAGACTGAAGGCTCACATTCAGCTTTTACAG GTGGATCTCCAGAGCAGTAAGAAAGAGAAGAAGTGTTCTGCCCTAAAGGAGCAACAGCAAGAG GAATCCAAAGAGGAACTGGTACAGTTAGTGagcaaactggagcagcagcaacaGAATACTAGAGAGCATGAAGAACTGGCGCAGAATGCCAAATCAATGGATGAatcacagagaggacaggag TCTCTGACAACTATTTGTGAGAAATATGAACAAGCGTTGATCAAGATCAAACAGCTGAAGAAGGAGCGAGAGGAGTTGAAAGGAAAGATTGAGGTCCAAAGTGTGGAAATTGCACC GCTGAGCCCAAGGCTCAAAGAATCTGAGCAGGAGTCCCACAAACTGAAGGATCATATTCAGCTTCTACAG GTGGATCTCCAGAGcagtgagaaagagaaggagaagctTTCTGCAGCGCTGCACAGAGTGTGTGGTGTCACACATGATCTACAGGACCTGAAGACTGGGAACAAGGCATTACGTAGAAGCCTGTCAGAGCAGGAGCAGCAGCCACAGCAGATGGTGGACAGTGATTGGAAG GAGCAATACCAAGCCCTTCTTGGTCAGCTGGAGGAGGCTCAGACACTGTTGCACAAGGAGTTGCAGGCTTCCAACAATACCCGCAAACGTGCAGAGCAAGCAGAAAGGGAACTGGAGGAGCTCAAGGAGTGCATGGAGAGCACGGCCATGACGTCTGATCGGACAAAGCAGAAGAGCAGCAAACTAGAG GTGCAACTTTCAGAGTTAAACAAAATCATTGAGGAGAAAGAAAACATGGCAGAGATCGCTAAAGTAGAGAAAGAGGAGTTGTCCAGAGAGAATCAg GATCTCAAAAGAGATATTGAAAGACTTCGCAAGGAATTTGATGACGTCCAGGCTGCTCCAGTGCCCATGCAGCATCCCAACCCTTATGGCTCTTCAACTGACCCTACCCCCAATAAGGAGCAGCAGCAAGAGGCACTGGCTGACTCTCTCCACTCTTGGAACCCATATGAAACCCCAG GCACGGCTACAAACCTGGAGGAAGAG tTGTCCTTGGAGTGTCGTCACTGCCATGAGTCCTTCCCTGGCATCACCCAGGACGAGCTGGAGCTGCACGAGCACAGCCACAGAGTGTGCCCCTTCTGCATGCTCATCTGTGACGGAATGGAACAGGCTTTATATGAAGACCACGTCTACAGCCATGAGGTGTAG